Proteins from one Pygocentrus nattereri isolate fPygNat1 chromosome 16, fPygNat1.pri, whole genome shotgun sequence genomic window:
- the esm1 gene encoding endothelial cell-specific molecule 1, with protein sequence MMHVLLSAVLVALVPRGLAWSASAKYATSCPERCRADLCGTTVARCAFTVLDDCGCCRVCAARRGEACYRTVSGMHGVKCGPGLYCHFYKDEDEYGEEYGVCRDCTYGTYGIECRKTCNCKGGGLCDRETGACLSFKFFTKLTNKLKAHEGNEVASGDGDSSNSSSTDAGHTERPPAPKLAPR encoded by the exons ATGATGCACGTGCTTCTCTCCGCCGTGTTGGTCGCGCTCGTGCCGCGGGGTCTCGCGTGGAGCGCGAGCGCCAAGTACGCCACGAGCTGCCCGGAGCGCTGCCGTGCGGATCTTTGCGGGACCACGGTGGCGCGCTGCGCGTTCACGGTGCTGGATGACTGCGGCTGCTGCAGGGTGTGCGCGGCGCGACGCGGGGAGGCGTGTTACCGCACCGTGTCCGGCATGCACGGCGTGAAGTGCGGACCAGGACTGTACTGCCACTTCTACAAGGATGAAGACGAGTATGGAGAGGAGTACGGAGTGTGCAGAG aCTGCACATACGGCACGTACGGCATTGAGTGTCGGAAAACCTGCAACTGTAAAGGTGGAGGGctgtgtgacagagagactgGAGCGTGCCTCAGCTTTAAATTCTTCACAAAATTGACCAACAAGCTCAAGGCACATGAAG GTAATGAGGTGGCATCAGGAGATGGagacagcagcaacagcagcagcactgacGCTGGACACACGGAACGGCCACCTGCTCCAAAACTCGCACCCCGCTGA
- the ackr3a gene encoding atypical chemokine receptor 3a — translation MSAASELSDLFTAWDSLNMTDHHNMSQVETQMCPTYFRRSTLLQTMCTLYVLIFVVGVATNGLVIWINLRSERRHHHEMHLYILNLAVADLCVVATLPIWAISIAQEGHWPFGQAACKLTHLTFSVSLFASIFFLACMSVERYLTVVWTDEASCQREKTMRRLVCAGVWLVALIVSVPDTHFLQSVPSVHGDVTLCRPVYPENNQMDWMVGLQLSFVVLGFTVPFCVFATSSALLANTLASSNRGRDHSVSKKNILTYIVVFLACWAPYQGVLLADAMAMLGLLPLSCEAENGLFVALHLTQGLSLLHCCLNPVVYSFSQSHYRYNLMKAFIFKYSTRTGLAHIIEGVQGNEREYTAFENQL, via the coding sequence ATGAGCGCTGCCAGTGAACTCTCCGACTTGTTCACTGCATGGGACAGTCTCAATATGACAGACCACCACAACATGTCACAGGTAGAGACCCAAATGTGTCCCACCTACTTCAGACGTTCAACCCTCCTCCAGACCATGTGCACCCTCTATGTCCTCATCTTTGTGGTGGGTGTGGCTACCAATGGCTTGGTAATCTGGATCAATCTACGCTCAGAGCGTCGACACCATCATGAGATGCATTTATATATTCTCAACTTGGCTGTGGCTGATCTATGTGTGGTGGCCACACTTCCCATATGGGCAATCTCGATTGCACAGGAGGGTCATTGGCCTTTTGGTCAAGCTGCCTGCAAGCTAACTCACCTGACCTTCAGTGTCAGCCTGTTCGCTAGCATCTTCTTCTTGGCCTGCATGAGTGTGGAACGTTACCTGACTGTGGTTTGGACAGATGAGGCCTCCTGTCAAAGGGAAAAGACTATGCGGCGTCTGGTCTGTGCTGGAGTATGGTTAGTTGCTCTGATTGTTTCAGTGCCTGACACCCACTTCCTCCAATCAGTTCCGTCTGTGCACGGCGATGTGACTTTGTGCCGTCCTGTTTACCCAGAAAACAACCAAATGGACTGGATGGTGGGCCTGCAATTAAGCTTTGTAGTGCTGGGTTTTACTGTGCCCTTCTGTGTCTTTGCCACCTCATCCGCACTGCTAGCAAATACTCTGGCCTCTTCAAATAGGGGCCGAGATCACAGTGTCAGCAAGAAGAACATCCTTACTTATATTGTGGTCTTCCTGGCCTGCTGGGCACCATATCAAGGAGTCCTTCTGGCAGATGCCATGGCCATGCTTGGGCTGCTACCACTTAGCTGTGAGGCAGAGAATGGACTCTTTGTTGCGCTACACCTGACCCAGGGCTTGTCCCTGCTCCACTGCTGCCTGAACCCAGTGGTCTACAGTTTCTCACAATCCCACTATCGCTACAACCTcatgaaagctttcatcttcaaATATTCCACCCGCACAGGCCTCGCACACATCATAGAAGGCGTTCAGGGCAACGAGAGAGAATACACAGCTTTTGAGAACCAGCTGTGA